In one Pseudomonas tensinigenes genomic region, the following are encoded:
- a CDS encoding DUF2782 domain-containing protein → MRTLNRLLLVGLIAASPLAAMAADDAPASEPEVTINTHTEGDKVIQEYSRSGFVYAIKVTPKGGKPYFLVRADGTDANYIRSDQPDMLIPSWEIFTWK, encoded by the coding sequence ATGCGTACGTTAAATCGCTTGCTGCTGGTCGGTCTGATTGCTGCCTCACCGTTGGCCGCGATGGCGGCGGATGATGCGCCCGCTTCGGAGCCGGAAGTTACGATCAACACGCACACGGAAGGTGACAAGGTCATCCAGGAATACAGTCGCAGTGGCTTCGTCTATGCGATCAAGGTCACGCCAAAGGGTGGCAAACCGTATTTCCTGGTGCGCGCCGATGGTACGGACGCGAACTACATTCGCTCCGACCAGCCGGATATGCTGATTCCGTCGTGGGAAATCTTTACCTGGAAGTAA